From Pseudomonas alcaligenes, a single genomic window includes:
- the fliI gene encoding flagellar protein export ATPase FliI: MRLDRISFAKRLAGYSEAIELPSQPVVEGRLLRMVGLTLEAEGLRAALGSRCLVINDDSYHPVQVEAEVMGFSGNKIYLMPVGSLAGIAPGARVVPLPDTGRLPMGMSMLGRVLDGAGRALDGKGGMKAEDWVPMDGPTINPLNRHPISEPLDVGIRSINGLLTVGRGQRLGLFAGTGVGKSVLLGMMTRFTEAEIIVVGLIGERGREVKEFIDEILGEEGIKRSVVVASPADDAPLMRLRAAMYCTRIAEYFRDKGKNVLLLMDSLTRFAQAQREIALAIGEPPATKGYPPSVFARLPRLVERAGNAEAGGGSITAFYTVLSEGDDQQDPIADAARGVLDGHFVLSRRLAEEGHYPAIDIEASISRVMPQVVSAEHMKLAQRFKQLWSRYQQSRDLISVGAYVPGGDADTDLAIARQPAMARYLRQGLSESEGMSDSQLQLAQVFNPTAAGG, encoded by the coding sequence GTGCGCCTTGATCGCATCAGTTTTGCCAAGCGCCTGGCCGGTTACAGCGAGGCCATCGAGCTGCCCAGCCAGCCGGTGGTCGAGGGCCGTCTGCTACGCATGGTCGGCCTCACCCTGGAAGCCGAAGGCCTGCGCGCGGCCCTGGGCAGCCGCTGCCTGGTGATCAACGATGACAGCTACCATCCGGTGCAGGTGGAAGCGGAAGTCATGGGCTTCTCCGGCAACAAGATCTACCTGATGCCGGTTGGCAGTCTGGCCGGCATCGCCCCTGGCGCCCGTGTGGTGCCGCTGCCGGACACCGGCCGCCTGCCGATGGGCATGTCCATGCTCGGCCGTGTGCTGGATGGCGCCGGCCGCGCCCTGGACGGCAAGGGTGGGATGAAGGCCGAGGACTGGGTGCCGATGGACGGCCCGACCATCAACCCGCTCAACCGTCACCCGATCAGCGAGCCGCTGGATGTCGGCATCCGCAGCATCAACGGCCTGCTCACCGTCGGCCGTGGTCAGCGTCTGGGCCTGTTCGCCGGTACCGGCGTGGGCAAGTCGGTGCTGCTGGGCATGATGACCCGCTTCACCGAGGCCGAGATCATCGTGGTCGGGCTGATCGGCGAGCGCGGTCGCGAGGTCAAGGAGTTCATCGACGAGATCCTCGGCGAGGAGGGCATCAAGCGCTCGGTGGTGGTCGCCTCGCCAGCCGACGACGCGCCGCTGATGCGCCTGCGCGCGGCCATGTACTGCACACGCATCGCCGAGTATTTCCGCGACAAGGGCAAGAATGTTCTGCTGCTGATGGACTCGCTGACCCGCTTCGCCCAGGCCCAGCGCGAGATCGCCCTGGCCATCGGCGAGCCGCCGGCGACCAAGGGCTATCCGCCCTCGGTGTTCGCCCGCCTGCCGCGCCTGGTGGAGCGTGCCGGTAACGCCGAAGCCGGTGGCGGCTCGATCACCGCGTTCTACACCGTATTGAGCGAGGGCGACGACCAGCAGGATCCGATCGCCGACGCTGCCCGCGGGGTGCTCGACGGCCACTTCGTGCTGTCGCGCCGGCTGGCCGAGGAAGGTCATTACCCGGCCATCGACATCGAGGCCTCGATCAGCCGGGTCATGCCGCAGGTGGTCAGCGCCGAGCACATGAAGCTGGCCCAGCGCTTCAAACAGCTATGGTCGCGCTACCAGCAGAGCCGCGACCTGATCAGTGTCGGCGCCTATGTGCCGGGCGGCGATGCCGATACCGACCTGGCGATTGCCCGCCAGCCGGCCATGGCCCGCTACCTGCGCCAGGGCCTGAGCGAGAGCGAGGGCATGAGCGACAGCCAGCTGCAGCTGGCCCAGGTGTTCAACCCGACGGCGGCCGGCGGTTGA
- the fliH gene encoding flagellar assembly protein FliH, which produces MAPKEAPSELIRAKDVSGFDRWSLPSFDPEVEVLAEPEPEVVAAPEPEPEPQIEEVEVEAVKPLTLDELEAIRQDAYNEGFSAGEKDGFHAGQLKAKQEAEVALAAKVAQLEQLMGNLMEPIAGQDQELEQALVELISQMTRQVIQRELSTDSSQIRHVLREALKLLPMGASNIRIHVHPQDFELVRALRERHEESWRILEDESLQPGGCRVESESSRIDASVETRLALALKQLFEQQRAQTTNPPEADLHLDLEPPRAP; this is translated from the coding sequence ATGGCACCCAAGGAAGCGCCCAGCGAGCTGATTCGCGCCAAGGACGTCAGCGGCTTCGACCGCTGGTCGCTGCCGAGCTTCGACCCCGAGGTCGAGGTGCTGGCCGAGCCGGAGCCCGAAGTGGTGGCCGCGCCGGAGCCGGAACCGGAGCCGCAGATCGAGGAAGTGGAGGTCGAGGCGGTCAAGCCGCTGACTCTCGACGAGCTCGAGGCGATTCGCCAGGACGCCTACAACGAAGGTTTCTCCGCCGGCGAGAAGGACGGCTTCCATGCCGGCCAGCTCAAGGCCAAGCAGGAAGCCGAAGTGGCTCTGGCCGCCAAGGTGGCGCAGCTGGAGCAGCTGATGGGCAACCTGATGGAGCCCATCGCCGGGCAGGATCAGGAGCTCGAGCAGGCGCTGGTCGAGCTGATCAGCCAGATGACCCGCCAGGTCATCCAGCGCGAGCTGAGCACCGACTCCAGCCAGATCCGCCATGTCCTGCGCGAAGCGCTCAAGCTGCTGCCGATGGGCGCCAGCAATATTCGCATCCATGTTCACCCGCAGGACTTCGAACTGGTCAGGGCCCTGCGCGAGCGCCATGAGGAAAGCTGGCGCATCCTCGAAGACGAGTCGCTGCAGCCGGGCGGCTGCCGGGTCGAGAGCGAGAGCAGCCGCATCGACGCCAGCGTCGAAACCCGCCTGGCCCTGGCCCTCAAGCAGCTGTTCGAGCAGCAGCGGGCGCAGACCACCAATCCGCCGGAAGCGGATCTCCACCTCGATCTCGAGCCGCCCCGTGCGCCTTGA
- the fliJ gene encoding flagellar export protein FliJ has product MANSRAARLAPVIEMAERAEREAARQLGHCQGLLSKAEMQLGELERYRGDYQQQWITEGSKGVSGQWLMNYQRFLSQLETAIGQQLQTVNWHRDNLRKARDVWQQRYARLEGLRKLVQRYLDEARLAEDRREQKLLDELAQRLPNRDQS; this is encoded by the coding sequence ATGGCCAATAGCCGTGCCGCGCGCCTGGCGCCGGTGATCGAGATGGCCGAACGCGCCGAGCGCGAGGCCGCGCGCCAGCTGGGCCACTGCCAGGGCCTGCTGAGCAAGGCCGAGATGCAGCTGGGCGAGCTGGAGCGCTACCGCGGCGACTACCAGCAGCAATGGATCACCGAGGGCAGCAAGGGTGTCTCCGGGCAGTGGCTGATGAACTACCAGCGTTTTCTCTCGCAACTGGAAACCGCCATCGGCCAGCAGCTGCAGACCGTCAACTGGCACCGCGACAACCTGCGCAAGGCGCGCGATGTCTGGCAGCAGCGCTACGCGCGTCTGGAGGGGCTGCGCAAACTGGTGCAGCGCTACCTCGACGAGGCGCGTCTGGCAGAGGATCGGCGCGAGCAGAAACTGCTCGATGAGCTGGCCCAGCGCCTGCCCAATCGCGATCAGAGCTGA
- the fliO gene encoding flagellar biosynthetic protein FliO, translating into MHKLFSVLLALPLAALADEPAVKTVAPLAGSDIGGQLVQLLLGLLLVVGLIFALAWVLRRVQQIGPRGGQVIKLVASQALGPRDRLLLVQVGGEQILLGISAGRIAPLHVLKEPVPLNDGEPATPEFAQRLMELLGKDQKDKS; encoded by the coding sequence ATGCACAAACTGTTCAGCGTGCTTCTGGCCCTGCCGCTCGCGGCCCTGGCCGACGAGCCGGCGGTCAAGACGGTAGCGCCCCTGGCCGGTAGCGATATCGGCGGCCAGCTGGTGCAGCTGCTGCTCGGTCTGCTGCTGGTGGTGGGGCTGATCTTCGCCCTGGCCTGGGTGCTGCGTCGGGTACAGCAGATCGGCCCGCGCGGCGGCCAGGTGATCAAGCTGGTGGCCAGCCAGGCGCTGGGCCCGCGTGACCGCCTGCTGCTGGTTCAGGTGGGCGGCGAGCAGATCCTGCTGGGCATCAGCGCCGGGCGCATCGCGCCGCTGCATGTGCTCAAGGAGCCGGTGCCGCTGAATGACGGCGAGCCGGCCACCCCGGAATTCGCCCAGCGCCTGATGGAGCTGCTCGGCAAGGATCAGAAGGACAAGTCATGA
- the fliL gene encoding flagellar basal body-associated protein FliL, which yields MAKKQAPKAPSADAAGDKPGGKSKLKLIILIVLVLLIAIGGSVGATWFLLGKSASKDAEAEKSEEHSGETAAPVKLPAIYEVVAPAFIVNFNYQGRQRYMQVSVALMARDQAQLDALKVHMPVLRNRLVMLFSGQDFAALMTPVGKEMLRQQATATVQELAEKETGKTAIEQVLFTNFVLQ from the coding sequence ATGGCCAAAAAACAAGCGCCTAAAGCTCCCAGTGCCGATGCGGCCGGCGACAAGCCGGGCGGCAAGAGCAAACTCAAACTCATCATTCTGATCGTGCTGGTGCTGCTGATCGCCATCGGCGGCTCGGTCGGCGCCACCTGGTTCCTGCTCGGCAAGAGTGCCAGCAAGGACGCCGAGGCGGAGAAGAGCGAGGAGCACAGCGGCGAAACGGCCGCTCCGGTGAAGCTGCCGGCCATCTATGAAGTGGTGGCGCCGGCCTTCATCGTCAACTTCAACTACCAGGGGCGGCAGCGCTACATGCAGGTCAGCGTGGCCCTGATGGCCCGTGACCAGGCCCAGCTGGATGCCCTCAAGGTGCATATGCCGGTGCTGCGCAATCGCCTGGTGATGCTGTTCTCCGGGCAGGACTTCGCCGCTCTGATGACCCCGGTGGGCAAGGAGATGCTGCGCCAGCAGGCCACCGCGACGGTGCAGGAGCTGGCCGAGAAGGAAACCGGCAAGACGGCGATCGAGCAGGTTCTGTTCACCAACTTCGTGCTGCAGTAG
- a CDS encoding STAS domain-containing protein → MAITALSSSDGQELTIHIQGRFDFSAHQEFRDAYERVSATPKRYVVDLKGATYLDSSALGMLLLLRDHAGGDHARISLVNCNPDVRKILSISNFEQLFQIG, encoded by the coding sequence ATGGCCATTACCGCGCTGTCTTCAAGCGACGGACAGGAACTGACCATCCACATTCAGGGGCGATTCGACTTTTCCGCGCATCAGGAATTTCGTGATGCCTACGAGCGGGTGAGCGCCACACCGAAGCGCTATGTGGTCGATCTCAAGGGCGCGACCTACCTCGACAGTTCGGCACTGGGCATGTTGCTGCTGCTGCGCGACCACGCTGGCGGCGATCATGCGCGCATCAGTCTGGTCAACTGCAACCCGGATGTGCGCAAGATTCTCTCGATTTCCAATTTCGAACAGCTGTTCCAGATCGGCTGA
- a CDS encoding fused response regulator/phosphatase — MPTRLSILIAEDNAADRMLLSTIVNREGHRVLTASNGLEAFTLFLQERPQLVLMDALMPVMDGFEAARRIKDATGDALVPIIFLTSLTESEALVRCLEVGDDFLAKPYNRVILEAKIRAMDRLRRLHDTVLQQRDLIAKHNEHLLTEQRVAKAVFDKVAHSGCLNAPNIRYLQSPFALFNGDLLLAAFKPSGGMHVFLGDFTGHGLPAAIGAMPLAEVFYGMTAKGFSMTEILREMNAKLKRILPIGVFCCATLFNLSFQRRVVEVWNGGLPDGYLYRHASGERVPLVSRHLPLGVLEPTSFNDSIEVFALEEGDRLFLFSDGVLETCDASGQMFGEQRLQSVFAAGHAPERLFDELQAALAAFRGEAQDDVSMLEVCQVAEGSLSRPPLAFTDSGQSSPLDWSASFEFRAETLKRFNPLPFLLQLLLEVQGLRAQGGALYTVLAELYSNALEHGVLGLDSSLKRNASGFASYYRERGERLQGLQQGFVRFHLQVVQENGGGRLRVSVEDSGGGFDLARVLNVERAADSLSGRGLRLIRQLTDQCQWAADGRGASVEFCWKAQA, encoded by the coding sequence ATGCCCACGCGTCTGTCCATCCTGATCGCCGAGGACAACGCGGCGGACAGGATGCTGCTGTCCACCATCGTCAATCGCGAAGGGCACCGGGTGCTCACTGCCAGCAATGGCCTGGAGGCCTTCACCCTGTTTCTCCAGGAGCGTCCGCAGCTGGTGCTGATGGATGCGCTGATGCCGGTGATGGACGGCTTCGAGGCCGCGCGGCGGATCAAGGATGCCACCGGCGACGCGCTGGTACCGATCATCTTCCTCACCTCGCTGACCGAGAGCGAGGCCCTGGTGCGTTGCCTGGAGGTGGGTGATGACTTCCTCGCCAAGCCCTACAACCGGGTCATCCTCGAGGCCAAGATCCGCGCCATGGATCGCCTGCGTCGCCTGCACGACACCGTGCTGCAGCAGCGCGACCTGATCGCCAAACACAACGAGCACCTGCTCACCGAGCAGCGGGTGGCCAAGGCAGTGTTCGACAAGGTGGCTCACTCCGGCTGCCTCAACGCCCCCAATATCCGCTACCTGCAGTCCCCCTTCGCCCTGTTCAACGGCGACCTGCTGCTGGCCGCCTTCAAGCCGTCCGGCGGCATGCATGTGTTCCTCGGCGACTTCACTGGCCACGGCTTGCCGGCGGCAATCGGGGCGATGCCGCTGGCCGAGGTGTTCTACGGCATGACCGCCAAGGGTTTTTCCATGACGGAAATCCTTCGCGAGATGAATGCCAAGCTCAAGCGCATCCTGCCGATCGGGGTGTTCTGCTGCGCCACGCTGTTCAACCTGAGTTTCCAGCGGCGGGTGGTCGAGGTGTGGAACGGCGGCCTGCCGGATGGCTACCTGTATCGCCATGCCAGCGGCGAGCGGGTGCCGCTGGTGTCGCGCCATTTGCCGCTCGGCGTGCTGGAGCCGACCTCGTTCAACGACAGCATCGAGGTCTTCGCGCTGGAGGAGGGTGATCGCCTGTTCCTGTTCTCCGACGGCGTGCTGGAAACCTGCGACGCCAGCGGCCAGATGTTCGGCGAGCAGCGCCTGCAGTCGGTGTTTGCCGCCGGGCATGCCCCCGAGCGCCTGTTCGACGAGCTGCAAGCGGCGCTGGCGGCCTTTCGCGGCGAGGCGCAGGACGACGTCAGCATGCTCGAAGTGTGTCAGGTCGCCGAAGGCAGCCTCAGCCGCCCGCCGCTGGCCTTTACCGACAGCGGCCAGAGCAGCCCGCTGGACTGGTCGGCCAGCTTCGAGTTCCGCGCCGAGACCCTCAAGCGCTTCAACCCGCTGCCGTTCCTCCTCCAGCTGCTGCTGGAGGTGCAGGGCCTGCGGGCCCAGGGTGGGGCGTTGTACACGGTGCTGGCCGAGCTTTATTCAAATGCCCTGGAGCACGGTGTGCTGGGCCTGGACTCGAGCCTGAAGCGCAATGCCAGTGGCTTTGCCAGCTATTACCGTGAGCGTGGCGAGCGTTTGCAGGGGTTGCAGCAGGGCTTCGTGCGCTTCCACCTGCAGGTGGTGCAGGAGAATGGCGGTGGCCGCCTGCGGGTCAGCGTCGAGGACAGCGGCGGTGGCTTCGATCTGGCCCGGGTGCTGAATGTCGAGCGCGCCGCCGACAGCCTCAGTGGGCGCGGCCTGCGCCTGATTCGCCAGTTGACCGACCAGTGTCAGTGGGCGGCGGACGGGCGGGGCGCCAGCGTGGAGTTTTGCTGGAAGGCTCAGGCATAA
- the fliQ gene encoding flagellar biosynthesis protein FliQ, whose translation MTPEIAIDLFREGLWLTAMIVGLLVLPSLLVGLLVAVFQAATQINEQTLSFLPRLLVMLLTLIWAGPWLVRELMEYTQNLIQNIPLLIG comes from the coding sequence ATGACTCCGGAAATCGCCATCGACCTGTTCCGCGAGGGACTCTGGCTCACCGCCATGATTGTCGGCCTGCTGGTGCTGCCGAGCCTGCTGGTGGGTCTGCTGGTGGCGGTGTTCCAGGCCGCCACGCAGATCAACGAACAGACCCTGAGCTTCCTGCCGCGCCTGCTGGTGATGCTGCTCACCCTGATCTGGGCCGGCCCCTGGCTGGTGCGTGAGCTCATGGAGTACACGCAGAACCTGATCCAGAACATTCCGCTGTTGATCGGCTGA
- the fliM gene encoding flagellar motor switch protein FliM codes for MAVQDLLSQDEIDALLHGVDDGLVETEDAGEPGSVKSYDLTSQDRIVRGRMPTLEMINERFARYTRISMFNLLRRSADVAVGGVQVMKFGEYVHSLYVPTSLNLVKMKPLRGTALFILDAKLVFKLVDNFFGGDGRHAKIEGREFTPTELRVVRMVIDQAFIDLKEAWHAVMDVNFEYINSEVNPALANIVSPSEVVVVSTFHIELDGGGGDLHITMPYSMIEPIREMLDAGFQSDVDDQDERWIKALREDILDVNVPLGATVARRELRLRDILHMQPGDVIPVELPENIIMRANGVPAFKVKLGAHKGNLAMQVLEPIERLR; via the coding sequence ATGGCCGTACAAGACCTGCTGTCACAGGACGAGATCGACGCGCTGCTGCATGGCGTCGACGATGGCCTGGTCGAGACCGAGGACGCTGGCGAACCCGGCAGCGTCAAAAGCTATGACCTGACCAGCCAGGATCGCATCGTCCGCGGACGCATGCCGACCCTGGAGATGATCAACGAGCGCTTCGCCCGCTACACCCGCATCAGCATGTTCAACCTGCTGCGCCGCTCGGCGGACGTGGCGGTGGGTGGGGTGCAGGTGATGAAGTTCGGCGAATACGTGCACTCGCTGTACGTGCCGACCAGCCTCAACCTGGTGAAGATGAAGCCGCTGCGCGGCACCGCGCTGTTCATCCTCGACGCCAAGCTGGTGTTCAAGCTGGTGGACAACTTCTTCGGCGGCGACGGCCGCCACGCCAAGATCGAGGGGCGCGAATTCACCCCCACCGAGCTGCGGGTGGTGCGCATGGTCATCGACCAGGCCTTCATCGACCTCAAGGAAGCCTGGCACGCGGTGATGGACGTCAACTTCGAGTACATCAACTCGGAAGTGAACCCGGCGCTGGCCAACATTGTCAGTCCGAGTGAGGTGGTGGTGGTGTCCACCTTCCACATCGAGCTGGACGGCGGTGGCGGCGACCTGCACATCACCATGCCGTATTCGATGATCGAGCCGATCCGCGAGATGCTCGACGCCGGCTTCCAGTCCGACGTCGATGACCAGGACGAGCGCTGGATCAAGGCCCTGCGCGAGGACATCCTCGACGTCAACGTGCCCCTGGGCGCCACCGTGGCCCGCCGCGAACTGCGCCTGCGCGACATCCTGCACATGCAGCCGGGCGACGTGATCCCGGTGGAGCTGCCGGAAAACATCATCATGCGCGCCAATGGCGTACCGGCCTTCAAGGTCAAGCTGGGCGCGCACAAGGGCAACCTGGCCATGCAGGTGCTCGAACCCATCGAGCGCTTGCGCTAA
- the fliP gene encoding flagellar type III secretion system pore protein FliP (The bacterial flagellar biogenesis protein FliP forms a type III secretion system (T3SS)-type pore required for flagellar assembly.) has product MSAWRILLTLLLALAAPLAFGADDPLAIKAITLSTNAQGQQEYSVSLQILLIMTALSFIPAFVMLMTSFTRIIIVFSILRQALGLQQTPSNQILIGMALFLTMFIMAPVFDQMNREALQPYLNEQMTAQDAIAKAEGPIKGFMLAQTRASDLELFVRLSKRTDIASPDKAPLTIVIPAFVTSELKTAFQIGFMIFIPFLIIDMVVSSILMAMGMMMLSPLIISLPFKIMLFVLVDGWALIMGTLAGSFGTL; this is encoded by the coding sequence ATGAGCGCCTGGCGCATTCTGCTGACCCTGCTGCTGGCGCTGGCCGCGCCGCTGGCGTTCGGCGCCGACGACCCGCTGGCGATCAAGGCCATCACCCTGAGCACCAACGCCCAGGGCCAGCAGGAGTACTCGGTCAGCCTGCAGATCCTGCTGATCATGACGGCGCTGAGTTTCATCCCGGCGTTCGTCATGCTGATGACCAGCTTCACCCGGATCATCATCGTGTTCTCCATCCTGCGCCAGGCCCTGGGCCTGCAGCAGACGCCGTCGAACCAGATCCTGATCGGCATGGCGCTGTTTTTGACCATGTTCATCATGGCGCCGGTGTTCGACCAGATGAACCGCGAGGCCCTGCAGCCCTACCTCAACGAGCAGATGACCGCGCAGGACGCGATCGCCAAGGCCGAGGGGCCGATCAAGGGCTTCATGCTGGCGCAGACCCGCGCCTCCGACCTGGAGCTGTTCGTGCGCCTGTCCAAGCGTACCGACATCGCCTCGCCGGACAAGGCGCCGCTGACCATCGTCATCCCGGCCTTCGTCACCTCGGAGCTGAAGACCGCGTTCCAGATCGGCTTCATGATCTTCATCCCGTTCCTGATCATCGACATGGTGGTGTCCAGCATCCTCATGGCCATGGGTATGATGATGCTGTCGCCGCTGATCATTTCCCTGCCGTTCAAGATCATGCTGTTCGTCCTGGTCGATGGCTGGGCGCTGATCATGGGCACCCTGGCCGGCAGCTTCGGTACCCTGTAG
- a CDS encoding Hpt domain-containing protein, whose translation MSDIHLDQNVLAALQDVMEDEYCVLLDTFLSDSDERQRHLHQALAAADSQALRLAAHSFKGSCSNMGAPMLAGLCKQLEEAARRERLDEAPGLIEQIEREFAIVRILMRAERQRCR comes from the coding sequence GTGTCCGACATCCATCTCGATCAGAACGTGTTGGCGGCCCTGCAGGACGTCATGGAAGATGAGTATTGCGTGCTGCTGGATACCTTCCTGTCCGACTCGGATGAGCGCCAGCGCCACCTCCATCAGGCGCTTGCCGCCGCCGACAGCCAGGCCCTGCGCCTGGCCGCGCACAGTTTCAAGGGCAGTTGCAGCAACATGGGGGCGCCCATGCTGGCGGGCCTGTGCAAGCAGCTGGAGGAAGCCGCCCGCCGCGAGCGGCTGGACGAGGCCCCCGGGCTGATCGAGCAGATCGAGCGCGAATTCGCCATCGTGCGCATCCTGATGAGGGCCGAGCGGCAGCGCTGCCGCTGA
- the fliN gene encoding flagellar motor switch protein FliN, translating into MADEDENTTPEEQALADEWAAALAEAGDDAGQADIDALMAQGGGAAEPSAPRAPMEEFGAGPKLGNGPVSLDGPNLDVILDIPVSISMEVGSTDISIRNLLQLNQGSVVELDRLAGEPLDVLVNGTLIAHGEVVVVNEKFGIRLTDVISPSERIKKLR; encoded by the coding sequence ATGGCCGACGAAGACGAAAACACCACCCCCGAGGAGCAGGCTCTGGCCGACGAGTGGGCCGCGGCACTGGCGGAAGCCGGGGATGATGCCGGGCAGGCCGATATCGATGCGCTGATGGCCCAGGGCGGTGGCGCTGCCGAGCCGTCGGCACCGCGCGCGCCGATGGAAGAGTTCGGCGCCGGGCCCAAGCTCGGCAACGGCCCGGTGAGCCTGGACGGCCCCAACCTGGACGTGATTCTCGACATCCCGGTGTCGATTTCCATGGAAGTCGGCAGTACCGACATCTCCATTCGCAACCTGCTGCAGCTCAACCAGGGTTCGGTGGTCGAGCTTGACCGCCTGGCCGGCGAGCCGCTCGACGTGCTGGTCAACGGCACCCTGATCGCCCACGGCGAGGTGGTGGTGGTCAACGAGAAGTTCGGCATCCGCCTGACCGACGTGATCAGCCCCAGCGAACGCATCAAGAAACTGCGCTGA
- a CDS encoding flagellar hook-length control protein FliK: MSVAPDFLLQSAPEVRPKAAPAKAPDTSAEPSKNEGSSFADVYAKERQVKAAERKEAAAKAQQNKSEEAPPADEPVVAEAAAEEPVVAESGNDLPAEGEEGEPALVDPLLLMAMTGQLPSEEAAPVVSTEGTGETAAEQAVQALLPSTVGVASGAPATLTEASHDPELDMLNSLPGVKLAMDISAQNQAVAQQKLSPGALAAQKAVSSDEGFASALAAFAGEAVTTDEGKLEKLDTAENLVEGLDSLSSGREIQGEARADAIASKLNALSQAISQQTAIGQRMPLVPGQAVPMQQGGWSEAVVDRVMWLSSQNLKSAEIQLDPAELGRLEVRIEMNKDQAQVTFASPNAGVRDQLEGQMHRLRDLFAQQGMTQLDVNVSDQSLARGWQGQGSGEESRRQGGNSLAGSSAADDELLTGVSEIRAATAAAPRGLVDYYA, encoded by the coding sequence ATGTCCGTCGCACCTGATTTCCTCCTCCAGTCCGCGCCCGAGGTTCGTCCCAAGGCGGCCCCGGCGAAAGCCCCGGACACCTCGGCCGAACCCAGCAAGAATGAGGGTTCCAGCTTTGCCGATGTGTACGCCAAAGAGCGCCAGGTGAAAGCCGCCGAGCGCAAGGAGGCGGCTGCCAAGGCCCAGCAGAACAAGTCCGAAGAGGCGCCGCCGGCCGATGAGCCGGTGGTGGCCGAAGCTGCCGCCGAGGAGCCGGTGGTTGCCGAAAGCGGCAATGACTTGCCGGCCGAGGGCGAAGAGGGCGAGCCGGCCCTGGTCGATCCACTGCTGCTGATGGCCATGACCGGGCAGCTGCCCAGCGAGGAGGCGGCGCCTGTTGTCAGCACCGAAGGCACCGGCGAGACGGCCGCTGAGCAGGCCGTGCAGGCGCTGCTGCCGAGTACGGTGGGCGTCGCCAGCGGCGCGCCGGCGACCTTGACCGAGGCCAGCCACGACCCCGAGCTGGACATGCTCAACAGCCTGCCCGGGGTCAAGCTGGCCATGGACATCAGCGCGCAGAACCAGGCCGTTGCCCAGCAAAAGTTGAGCCCTGGTGCCCTGGCGGCGCAGAAAGCGGTCAGCAGCGATGAAGGCTTCGCCAGTGCCCTGGCGGCGTTCGCCGGCGAGGCGGTGACCACCGACGAGGGCAAACTGGAAAAACTGGATACGGCGGAGAACCTGGTGGAGGGGCTCGATAGCCTGTCCAGCGGCCGCGAAATCCAGGGCGAGGCGCGTGCCGATGCCATCGCCAGCAAGCTCAATGCCCTCAGTCAGGCCATCAGCCAGCAGACGGCGATCGGCCAGCGCATGCCGCTGGTGCCCGGCCAGGCGGTGCCCATGCAGCAGGGCGGCTGGAGCGAGGCGGTGGTCGACCGGGTCATGTGGCTGTCCAGCCAGAACCTCAAGTCGGCGGAGATCCAGCTCGACCCGGCTGAACTGGGGCGTCTGGAAGTGCGCATCGAGATGAACAAGGATCAGGCCCAGGTGACCTTCGCCAGCCCCAACGCCGGGGTGCGTGACCAGCTCGAAGGACAGATGCATCGCCTGCGTGATCTGTTCGCCCAGCAGGGCATGACCCAACTCGACGTCAATGTCTCCGACCAGTCGCTGGCCCGCGGCTGGCAGGGCCAGGGCAGTGGCGAGGAGTCGCGCCGCCAGGGCGGCAACTCCCTGGCGGGTAGCAGCGCGGCTGATGACGAACTGCTCACCGGGGTTAGCGAGATCCGCGCGGCCACGGCCGCCGCGCCACGGGGGCTGGTGGACTATTACGCCTGA